One part of the Thermodesulfovibrio sp. 3462-1 genome encodes these proteins:
- the mqnE gene encoding aminofutalosine synthase MqnE, with protein MFAEIKRKIRNAERINKDEALELFNTDEIHELGELADEVSRSFNSNRVYFIVNRHINPTNICVNRCKFCAFSRSKGEEGAYELSIDDIIAQIKEAHNTIGYISEVHIVSGLHPEWQFEYYLEMISKIKREFPSIGIKAFTAVEIDYFAKKSGLTIEQTLMKLKEAGLDIMPGGGAEIFNPEVRNRICPEKISGKRWLEIIRTAHRLGIKTNATMLYGHVETFEDRVDHLMKLRELQDETGGFLAFIPLSYQPENTDIKVPYPSGIDDLKTIAVSRIVLDNIPHIKAYWIMLGEKLAQLALLYGADCLEGTVIEEKIAHSAGARSKKGNTIEELIHLIREAGKIPVERDSFYNVVRLW; from the coding sequence ATGTTTGCTGAAATTAAAAGAAAAATCAGGAATGCAGAGAGAATTAATAAAGATGAAGCATTAGAGCTTTTTAATACAGATGAAATTCATGAGCTTGGTGAACTTGCAGATGAGGTATCAAGAAGTTTTAATTCAAATAGGGTTTATTTTATCGTAAACCGACATATTAATCCTACCAACATATGCGTCAATCGTTGCAAATTCTGTGCTTTTTCCCGTTCAAAGGGAGAGGAAGGTGCCTATGAATTAAGCATTGATGATATAATCGCTCAGATTAAAGAAGCTCATAATACTATTGGTTATATAAGCGAAGTTCATATTGTATCAGGACTTCATCCTGAATGGCAGTTTGAATACTATCTTGAAATGATTTCAAAAATAAAAAGAGAGTTTCCTTCAATTGGAATTAAGGCATTTACAGCTGTTGAAATTGATTACTTTGCAAAAAAATCTGGTTTGACTATAGAGCAGACACTCATGAAACTGAAGGAAGCAGGACTTGATATAATGCCCGGAGGTGGAGCAGAAATTTTCAATCCTGAGGTAAGAAATAGAATATGTCCAGAAAAAATTTCTGGTAAAAGATGGCTTGAAATAATCAGAACTGCTCACAGGCTGGGGATAAAAACAAATGCTACGATGCTTTATGGTCATGTGGAAACATTTGAGGATAGGGTTGACCATTTGATGAAATTGAGAGAACTTCAGGATGAAACAGGAGGTTTTCTTGCTTTCATTCCTTTAAGTTATCAGCCTGAAAATACGGATATTAAAGTTCCCTATCCAAGTGGAATAGATGATTTAAAGACAATTGCTGTCTCAAGGATTGTGCTTGACAACATTCCACACATAAAGGCTTACTGGATAATGCTTGGAGAAAAGCTTGCACAACTTGCCCTGCTTTATGGTGCTGATTGTCTTGAAGGAACAGTAATTGAAGAAAAAATTGCCCATTCAGCCGGTGCCCGCTCAAAAAAGGGAAATACCATTGAGGAACTTATTCATCTGATAAGGGAGGCAGGCAAAATTCCTGTGGAAAGAGACAGTTTCTATAATGTGGTAAGATTATGGTAA
- a CDS encoding HEAT repeat domain-containing protein, whose protein sequence is MNGNGNNFSNWEGEAFEEMLFDYLDNGYLENIITFFEHEPEQIKLIPKMLADERLRVKVGAFAIIEELKVKNPVALQEIVPDIIKLLNSKEKNVRGDAAYALEIIGNKEARPALIEALTKEEDPQVKEFIEDALKSIQ, encoded by the coding sequence ATGAATGGAAATGGCAATAATTTTAGCAACTGGGAAGGTGAAGCCTTTGAAGAGATGCTTTTTGACTACCTTGACAATGGATATCTTGAAAACATCATAACCTTTTTTGAGCACGAACCTGAGCAGATTAAGTTAATACCGAAGATGCTTGCTGATGAGAGATTAAGAGTTAAGGTTGGAGCCTTTGCAATAATTGAGGAGTTGAAGGTAAAAAATCCTGTAGCACTACAAGAAATTGTTCCAGACATTATTAAGCTTTTGAATTCAAAGGAAAAAAATGTTCGCGGTGATGCTGCCTATGCTCTTGAGATAATTGGTAATAAAGAAGCCAGACCAGCATTAATTGAAGCTTTAACAAAGGAAGAGGATCCTCAAGTAAAAGAATTCATTGAAGATGCCTTAAAAAGCATCCAATGA
- a CDS encoding FAD-dependent oxidoreductase encodes MNEIYDVIIIGGGPAGLTAGIYAARANLKTLILDKSKTAGALAYASLIENYPGLEKPLPGKELLERIRMQALSFGVEYKEEQVVGVDLTSEIKEVVTMNGSYKGKTVIIATGSMGRKPTIKGEGELLGRGVSYCAVCDAPFFRGKTVAVLGDSEEATKEAMYLTEFADKVYLITPSSKLKVEPEHPVYQAAKIEILTSHSVKEITGTDFVTGILLKDQVGNEKTLEVTGVFVYLQGSQPVVDFLGEALKLDEKSFIVVDEFMQTNIQGVFAAGDVASPHARQVVIACAQGAIAALSAEKYIRGRSRIKSDWHG; translated from the coding sequence ATGAATGAAATTTACGATGTAATTATAATTGGTGGAGGACCTGCTGGACTCACAGCAGGGATATATGCAGCAAGGGCAAACCTTAAAACGCTAATTCTTGATAAATCTAAAACAGCAGGAGCTTTAGCCTATGCTTCTCTGATTGAAAACTATCCTGGACTTGAAAAACCACTGCCAGGCAAAGAACTTCTTGAAAGAATCAGAATGCAGGCGCTATCCTTTGGAGTTGAATACAAAGAGGAACAGGTTGTGGGAGTGGATTTAACATCAGAAATAAAGGAAGTTGTGACAATGAATGGTAGCTATAAGGGAAAAACTGTTATAATCGCAACAGGCTCCATGGGAAGAAAACCAACAATTAAGGGTGAAGGTGAGCTTCTTGGTAGAGGTGTGAGTTACTGTGCAGTATGCGATGCTCCTTTTTTCAGAGGAAAGACTGTAGCAGTGCTTGGTGACAGTGAAGAAGCCACGAAAGAGGCAATGTATTTAACAGAATTTGCTGATAAAGTCTATTTAATAACACCATCTTCAAAGTTAAAGGTGGAGCCAGAGCATCCAGTTTATCAGGCTGCAAAAATTGAGATACTCACATCCCATTCAGTAAAGGAAATCACAGGCACAGATTTTGTTACAGGAATTTTATTGAAGGATCAGGTGGGGAATGAAAAAACTCTTGAAGTTACAGGAGTTTTTGTCTATCTTCAGGGATCACAACCTGTGGTGGATTTTCTTGGAGAGGCTTTAAAGCTTGATGAAAAGAGTTTTATAGTGGTGGATGAGTTCATGCAAACAAATATCCAGGGCGTTTTTGCAGCAGGTGATGTGGCAAGCCCTCATGCAAGACAGGTTGTTATAGCCTGTGCTCAGGGAGCTATTGCAGCACTTTCTGCTGAAAAATATATAAGAGGAAGAAGCCGAATAAAATCTGATTGGCACGGGTGA
- a CDS encoding archease yields the protein MSYRVIDVRGDVGLRAEGKTIEECFVNAGLGLYSLITDINLVRPEEKKEITLSEQTFEDMLVSFLNELIFQFDAYGFIGRTIKVDIKENTLRAEVYGETFNPEKHERKLLVKAATYHNLVLKKENSHWTAEIIFDI from the coding sequence ATGAGTTACAGAGTTATTGATGTTCGGGGAGATGTAGGGTTAAGAGCAGAGGGAAAAACAATTGAAGAATGCTTTGTAAATGCAGGCTTGGGGCTTTATAGTCTTATCACTGACATAAACCTTGTGAGACCAGAAGAAAAAAAAGAGATTACCCTGTCTGAACAAACTTTTGAAGATATGCTTGTAAGCTTTCTCAATGAGCTTATTTTTCAGTTTGATGCTTATGGATTTATTGGCAGGACAATAAAAGTAGATATTAAAGAAAACACTCTCAGAGCAGAAGTTTATGGAGAAACCTTTAATCCAGAAAAACATGAAAGAAAGCTTCTTGTAAAGGCAGCTACATACCATAATCTTGTTCTTAAAAAAGAAAACAGCCATTGGACTGCAGAGATAATTTTTGACATTTAA
- a CDS encoding acetyl-CoA carboxylase biotin carboxylase subunit → MFKKVLIANRGEIALRIIRACKELGIRTVAIYCEPDATARYVKKADEAYLVTPGPLRGYLNIYGIVELAKNVGADAIHPGYGFLAENPQFAEACAQAGITFIGPNPQAIRKMGLKDEARKIAQKLGIPLLPGTPPLQSIDEALSAAREIGYPVMVKAVAGGGGRGLRICYDEESLKRQIPIAMSEAKKAFGDERVFIEKYLERPHHIEIQIVADKYGKIIHLGERDCSIQRRHQKLIEIAPSLLLTEKVRCQMGEAAKRLAYEVGYDNVGTVEFLVDENLNYYFLEMNTRIQVEHTITEEITGIDLVQNMIKIACGEPLEIKQYEVTLNGYAIQCRINAEDPLNDFLPSTGTVTAYYSPGGFGIRIDGHVTEGYNVSPYYDSLLAKLVARGRTWEETVRRMHRALSEYIIRGVKTTIPLYIKIMEDEDFFKGNFSTRYIEEKLPSLLYIEEKDPFDMAVILSAAIIAHSRV, encoded by the coding sequence ATGTTTAAAAAAGTTTTAATTGCAAACAGAGGAGAGATTGCATTAAGAATAATCCGTGCCTGTAAAGAACTGGGAATTCGCACTGTTGCCATATACTGTGAGCCCGATGCAACAGCAAGATATGTTAAAAAAGCCGATGAAGCCTATCTTGTCACTCCAGGCCCTTTAAGAGGTTACCTCAATATTTACGGAATAGTGGAGCTTGCAAAAAATGTGGGTGCGGATGCAATTCATCCAGGATATGGTTTTCTTGCTGAAAATCCTCAGTTTGCAGAAGCCTGTGCACAGGCTGGAATAACCTTTATTGGTCCAAATCCTCAGGCAATAAGAAAAATGGGGCTTAAAGACGAAGCTCGTAAAATTGCTCAAAAGCTTGGTATCCCTCTGTTGCCAGGCACACCTCCTCTGCAGAGTATAGATGAAGCATTGAGTGCAGCCAGAGAAATCGGTTATCCAGTAATGGTTAAAGCTGTTGCAGGAGGTGGTGGAAGAGGATTGAGAATCTGTTATGATGAAGAATCCTTGAAGAGACAGATACCAATTGCTATGTCAGAGGCAAAAAAAGCCTTTGGTGATGAGAGAGTTTTTATTGAAAAATATCTTGAAAGACCCCATCACATTGAAATACAGATAGTGGCTGACAAATACGGAAAAATTATTCATCTTGGAGAAAGGGATTGTTCAATTCAGAGAAGACATCAAAAACTGATTGAGATTGCACCATCTCTCTTACTTACAGAAAAAGTAAGATGCCAGATGGGAGAAGCAGCAAAAAGACTTGCCTATGAGGTTGGTTACGATAACGTGGGCACAGTTGAGTTTCTTGTTGATGAAAATCTCAACTACTATTTTCTTGAGATGAACACGAGAATTCAGGTGGAACATACAATTACAGAGGAAATCACAGGAATTGATCTCGTGCAAAATATGATAAAAATTGCCTGTGGTGAGCCCCTTGAAATAAAGCAATATGAAGTAACTCTTAATGGATATGCCATTCAGTGCAGAATAAATGCTGAAGACCCTCTGAACGATTTTCTTCCTTCTACAGGTACTGTTACTGCCTATTACTCTCCTGGTGGCTTCGGAATTAGAATTGATGGACATGTAACTGAGGGGTATAATGTTTCACCATATTATGACTCTCTTCTGGCAAAGCTTGTTGCCAGAGGAAGAACATGGGAAGAGACAGTCAGAAGAATGCATCGCGCTTTGAGTGAATACATTATAAGAGGGGTTAAAACAACAATTCCTCTTTACATAAAGATCATGGAAGATGAGGATTTCTTTAAAGGCAACTTCAGCACAAGATATATAGAAGAAAAGCTTCCGAGCCTGCTTTACATTGAAGAAAAAGATCCTTTTGATATGGCAGTGATACTGTCTGCTGCCATTATTGCTCATAGCAGAGTTTAA
- a CDS encoding RtcB family protein — MPKIEGTERIDQYRIRVPKGFVQGMRTEGIIFVDEILEQELELDSVRQVANVATLPGIVGKSLAMPDIHTGYGFPIGGVAAFDTEEGIISPGGVGYDINCGVRLLKSNLTRDEIEPRIKELVDLLYIHIPSGVGSTGKIKLNYEELKKVARKGAIWAVEQGYGEPDDLQRIESHGCLEGADPEVISKKAYERGKDQLGTLGSGNHFLEVQYVAEIYEPEIAEAMGLFKNQVTVMIHTGSRGFGHQICDDYVREMIQATKKYGIELPDKELACAPFLSKEGQRYFAAMKAAANYAWANRQCLMHWTREVFLRVFKLSPKELAMSVVYDVAHNIAKEEIHMVNGKKMRVVVHRKGATRAFPKGHPELPQCYTHIGQPVIIPGDMGRVSFVLIGQDKAMQETFGSTCHGAGRLLSRTQAIKKAKGRSIKQELANRGIIVKSAGKETLAEEMPEAYKDVSNVVDVVHNAGLAHKVVKLKPMGVIKG; from the coding sequence ATGCCAAAAATTGAAGGGACAGAAAGAATAGATCAATACAGAATCAGAGTGCCAAAAGGATTTGTGCAAGGAATGAGAACCGAAGGAATCATCTTCGTAGATGAAATCCTTGAACAGGAGCTTGAGCTTGACTCAGTCCGTCAAGTTGCAAATGTGGCAACACTGCCAGGAATTGTGGGTAAATCTCTTGCCATGCCTGATATTCACACAGGCTATGGTTTCCCTATTGGAGGAGTTGCAGCCTTTGATACAGAAGAAGGAATAATTTCACCAGGAGGTGTCGGCTACGACATCAACTGTGGTGTTAGACTCCTTAAAAGTAATCTAACACGGGATGAAATAGAACCCAGGATAAAAGAGCTTGTTGATTTGCTTTACATCCATATTCCCTCTGGAGTTGGTTCAACTGGAAAAATAAAGCTTAACTATGAAGAACTTAAAAAGGTTGCTCGTAAAGGTGCAATATGGGCAGTTGAGCAAGGTTATGGTGAGCCTGATGACCTTCAAAGAATTGAATCGCACGGATGTCTTGAAGGAGCAGACCCTGAAGTTATAAGTAAAAAAGCCTATGAGCGTGGTAAAGATCAATTAGGAACTCTTGGTTCAGGAAATCACTTTCTTGAAGTTCAGTATGTGGCAGAAATTTATGAACCAGAGATTGCCGAGGCTATGGGATTGTTTAAAAATCAAGTTACTGTGATGATACATACTGGTTCTCGTGGTTTTGGGCATCAGATATGCGATGACTATGTAAGGGAGATGATACAGGCAACAAAGAAATATGGGATAGAGCTTCCTGATAAAGAGCTTGCCTGTGCTCCTTTTCTCAGCAAAGAAGGACAGAGATATTTTGCAGCAATGAAGGCAGCAGCCAATTATGCATGGGCAAACAGGCAGTGTTTAATGCACTGGACAAGAGAGGTTTTTCTTAGAGTTTTTAAACTTTCACCAAAAGAGCTTGCAATGAGTGTTGTCTATGATGTTGCTCACAATATTGCAAAAGAAGAGATTCATATGGTAAATGGAAAAAAAATGCGAGTTGTTGTTCACAGAAAAGGTGCAACCCGTGCATTTCCAAAAGGGCATCCTGAACTTCCTCAGTGCTATACTCATATTGGACAGCCTGTAATTATTCCTGGAGATATGGGAAGAGTTTCCTTTGTTCTAATAGGGCAAGACAAAGCAATGCAAGAGACCTTTGGTTCAACATGTCATGGAGCTGGGAGACTTCTGAGTAGAACCCAAGCAATAAAAAAGGCAAAAGGAAGGTCGATTAAGCAGGAGCTTGCTAACAGAGGTATAATAGTTAAGTCTGCTGGAAAAGAAACTCTGGCAGAGGAGATGCCAGAAGCTTATAAAGATGTATCAAATGTTGTTGATGTTGTTCACAATGCAGGATTGGCTCACAAAGTTGTAAAATTAAAACCAATGGGAGTGAT
- the mqnC gene encoding cyclic dehypoxanthinyl futalosine synthase: MVRIDKKQALEMLKEASIYELGRIADSIRKKLHPEGIVTFVVDRNINYTNICINRCKFCAFWRPAGHPEAYILTKEELAQKIQETVEKGGTQILLQGGVHPELGLDFYIDMLKFIKSNFKIHVHGFSPPEISFLAKKQGMSVKEVLEILKESGLDSIPGGGAEILSDRVRQLQSPNKITAAEWLNVMKEAHMVGIKSSATMMFGSIEKEEDIIEHLDALRQLQDETGGFTAFIPWSFQPSNTELKREFPELHAAGSVKYLKVLALSRIYLDNFHNIQVSWVTQGIKIAQAGLRFGANDFGSTMLEENVVRAAGVCYRVSMDEIIQAIKSAGFRPAQRDTYYRILRFFDDN, from the coding sequence ATGGTAAGAATTGACAAAAAACAAGCTCTTGAGATGCTTAAAGAAGCCTCTATCTATGAGCTGGGCAGAATTGCTGATAGCATAAGAAAAAAGCTTCATCCAGAAGGCATTGTTACCTTTGTTGTTGACAGAAATATAAATTATACCAACATCTGTATTAACCGTTGTAAATTTTGCGCTTTCTGGAGACCAGCAGGACATCCAGAAGCATATATTCTTACAAAAGAAGAGCTTGCACAGAAAATTCAGGAAACCGTTGAAAAAGGCGGTACCCAGATACTTCTTCAGGGTGGAGTGCATCCCGAGCTCGGATTAGATTTTTACATTGATATGCTTAAATTTATAAAGAGTAATTTCAAGATTCATGTGCATGGATTTTCTCCTCCAGAGATTTCCTTTCTTGCAAAAAAACAGGGCATGTCAGTAAAAGAAGTGCTTGAAATACTGAAAGAATCAGGGCTTGATTCAATTCCTGGTGGTGGCGCAGAGATTTTAAGTGACAGGGTGAGACAGCTTCAGTCACCAAATAAAATAACAGCAGCAGAATGGTTGAATGTGATGAAAGAAGCTCACATGGTCGGGATAAAGAGCTCGGCAACAATGATGTTTGGAAGCATTGAAAAAGAGGAGGATATAATTGAGCATTTAGATGCATTAAGACAACTTCAGGATGAAACAGGTGGATTTACTGCCTTCATTCCATGGAGTTTTCAGCCTTCCAATACAGAGCTCAAAAGAGAATTTCCTGAGCTTCATGCAGCAGGCTCTGTAAAGTATCTTAAAGTTCTCGCATTAAGCAGGATTTATCTTGACAATTTCCATAATATTCAGGTCTCCTGGGTTACCCAGGGTATAAAAATTGCTCAGGCAGGACTCAGGTTTGGTGCTAATGATTTTGGTTCAACCATGCTTGAGGAAAATGTTGTAAGGGCAGCAGGAGTTTGCTATCGTGTTAGCATGGATGAGATAATACAAGCTATAAAAAGCGCAGGATTTAGACCAGCCCAGAGGGATACATATTATAGAATTCTGAGATTTTTTGATGACAATTAA